In Candidatus Methanoperedens sp., the following proteins share a genomic window:
- a CDS encoding Dabb family protein, which produces MHIVFFKFKDRNPRSIEKARDLLLSMKGKIPQLRHLEAGIDILHSERSYDLALVTKFDSMEDMKTYQANPVHVEVSKYITSVRDSAISVDYES; this is translated from the coding sequence ATGCATATAGTGTTCTTTAAATTTAAAGACCGAAATCCCCGGAGTATTGAAAAAGCCAGGGATTTGCTGCTGAGTATGAAGGGCAAAATCCCGCAATTGCGTCATCTGGAGGCTGGGATTGATATCCTGCACTCAGAGCGTTCGTATGATCTGGCCCTTGTGACAAAATTTGACTCGATGGAGGACATGAAAACATACCAGGCGAATCCTGTTCACGTTGAGGTGTCAAAATATATCACGTCGGTGAGAGATTCGGCAATCAGTGTGGATTATGAATCGTGA
- a CDS encoding ABC transporter ATP-binding protein has translation MKEIEVKGLHKEYDGFTAVESLTFGIEKGEIFGIVGPNGAGKTTTLKMLSGLITPTSGSIGIEGMDFKKDSKKIKQKLGFLPEESPLYEGMTANDYLLFFAEIYGIKKGIASDRIKEILGALRLEAANKRIGDMSKGMQRKVAIARALINDPEYLVLDEMTSGLDPTTSRYLADFVSELKNQGKTIVFSAHNLYQVESLCDRVLIMNKGKEIACGTMAEIKKMCGGIEYIIKFNAEAEFDFKASKENGAFIARTNDLDEFNRITGWVVKNNGMIIDIKTIETSLEEIFLKLMN, from the coding sequence ATGAAAGAGATCGAGGTAAAAGGGCTGCATAAGGAATACGATGGATTTACAGCGGTCGAGTCCCTGACCTTCGGGATTGAAAAAGGTGAGATATTCGGCATCGTGGGGCCGAATGGCGCGGGCAAGACCACCACCCTGAAAATGCTGAGCGGGCTTATCACCCCTACGAGTGGAAGTATAGGGATAGAAGGAATGGATTTCAAAAAGGATTCGAAGAAAATAAAACAGAAACTTGGTTTTTTGCCAGAAGAAAGTCCCCTGTATGAAGGAATGACTGCGAATGATTATCTTCTTTTCTTCGCGGAAATTTACGGGATCAAGAAAGGTATTGCCTCGGATAGGATAAAGGAGATACTGGGCGCGCTTCGGCTCGAAGCTGCAAATAAAAGGATAGGGGATATGTCAAAGGGGATGCAGCGAAAGGTAGCTATCGCCCGGGCATTGATCAATGACCCCGAATACCTGGTACTGGATGAAATGACATCGGGTCTTGACCCCACGACATCAAGATATCTCGCAGATTTCGTGTCGGAACTTAAAAATCAGGGAAAGACCATTGTGTTCAGCGCACACAACCTTTACCAGGTGGAAAGCCTGTGCGACCGCGTGCTGATAATGAATAAAGGAAAGGAAATAGCCTGCGGCACAATGGCAGAGATAAAGAAAATGTGCGGTGGCATTGAATACATAATCAAGTTCAATGCTGAGGCAGAATTTGATTTCAAAGCATCAAAAGAGAACGGGGCTTTCATAGCACGCACAAATGATCTGGATGAGTTCAACAGAATCACTGGTTGGGTTGTGAAGAACAACGGAATGATTATAGATATTAAAACAATAGAAACTTCACTTGAAGAGATATTCCTCAAACTTATGAATTAG
- a CDS encoding tyrosine--tRNA ligase encodes MDTLALITRNTEEIVTQEELEALINSITQPSAYVGYEPSGKIHMGHVLTVNKLLDLQHAGFKITVLLADVHAYLNEKGTMDEVRKIAEYNKRCFIALGLDEEKTNFVLGSSYQLEPDYMLDVLKLARSTTLNRARRSMDEVSRDAENPKVSQMIYPLMQALDIAHLGVDVAVGGIDQRKIHMLAREGLPELGYRAPVCIHTPILLGLDGKKMSSSKGNYISVDDTPEDIKKKMKGAFCVEGGVKDNPVLSLFRFHIMPRYPEIIVKRPEKYGGDLNYGSYEALESDFGERKLHPMDLKTAAAEYMNEILEPVRKLMQGVD; translated from the coding sequence ATGGATACATTAGCATTGATCACGCGAAACACCGAAGAGATCGTCACCCAGGAAGAATTAGAAGCGCTCATTAACTCAATAACGCAGCCCAGCGCTTACGTGGGCTACGAACCCAGCGGGAAGATCCATATGGGCCATGTACTTACGGTGAACAAGCTCCTTGATCTCCAGCATGCAGGTTTCAAAATAACCGTGCTTCTTGCGGATGTCCATGCCTATCTCAATGAAAAGGGAACCATGGATGAAGTGAGGAAAATCGCTGAATATAATAAAAGATGCTTCATTGCGCTCGGTCTTGACGAAGAAAAAACAAATTTCGTTCTCGGCTCCTCATACCAATTAGAGCCTGATTACATGCTGGATGTACTGAAACTCGCTCGCAGCACCACGCTGAATAGGGCGCGGCGCAGCATGGATGAGGTGAGCCGGGATGCGGAGAACCCCAAGGTTTCGCAGATGATCTATCCCCTAATGCAGGCGCTGGACATAGCACACCTCGGCGTTGATGTGGCCGTGGGCGGCATAGACCAGCGAAAGATTCACATGCTGGCGCGAGAAGGTTTGCCTGAGCTTGGGTACAGGGCGCCGGTCTGCATCCATACCCCCATCCTACTCGGTCTTGACGGGAAGAAGATGTCATCAAGCAAAGGTAATTACATTTCAGTGGATGACACGCCGGAGGATATTAAGAAGAAAATGAAAGGAGCTTTCTGCGTGGAAGGCGGGGTGAAAGACAACCCTGTGCTCTCACTATTCAGATTCCATATCATGCCGCGCTATCCAGAAATAATCGTGAAGCGCCCCGAAAAGTATGGCGGCGACCTGAATTATGGGAGTTACGAGGCGCTTGAATCAGATTTTGGCGAGCGCAAACTTCACCCGATGGACTTGAAGACAGCGGCTGCCGAATACATGAACGAGATATTAGAACCGGTGAGGAAATTGATGCAGGGGGTGGACTGA
- a CDS encoding radical SAM protein gives MKLRQKPLIDKLSAGHFYSWKMDAMKLNKNLILPRYSSFNVYKNNSDYFIINPEVNFWFRLSKEQFLAFKLLDGKSTVDELLNKIDDNLPESLREACIKFIEEIALNYPAKSIALPKSTLLSTMYLVLTNKCNSNCLYCFRDLEGSHGIDGHSALDKNLIKNAILSFRNIAVANPAIVYTGGEPCLFPELIEIADFAKKNNIENVLQTNGLLINENNASLYAEIFDKIQISLDSTNEEVNDWLRGKKGHFKTVKRAMALLRKYDVKIKLAATITKKNFHDISNIKKYFPEIEFQFTPMLQIGKGKENSHLSFSPDEFLEHLVSLPDGSKTLTVKNIPEFGTKNQMCGAGTSILSISSNGDVFPCQMLHHPDFYCGNIKNDSLENIYHSSETIERFRTLTIDMVDSCKDCDVRYICAGGCIANGFWLNNAFPVKDYFCEFNKELYFYNMISKFKEINLTATNTFA, from the coding sequence TTGAAGCTTCGGCAGAAGCCATTAATTGATAAGCTTTCTGCCGGGCATTTCTATTCGTGGAAGATGGACGCTATGAAACTTAATAAGAATTTAATATTACCGCGATATTCTTCTTTCAATGTATATAAAAACAATAGTGATTATTTTATCATTAATCCTGAAGTAAATTTTTGGTTTAGATTATCTAAAGAACAGTTCCTGGCGTTTAAGCTGCTAGACGGGAAGTCAACCGTTGATGAATTGCTTAACAAAATAGATGACAATCTTCCAGAATCACTGCGGGAAGCCTGTATTAAATTTATTGAAGAAATTGCCTTGAATTACCCCGCGAAGTCTATCGCTCTTCCTAAATCAACATTATTATCCACAATGTATCTGGTATTGACAAATAAATGTAATTCTAATTGTTTATATTGTTTTCGTGATTTGGAAGGTTCTCATGGTATTGATGGGCACAGTGCTTTAGATAAGAATTTGATAAAGAATGCTATCCTGTCTTTCAGAAATATAGCTGTCGCTAATCCTGCAATCGTTTATACAGGAGGGGAACCGTGTTTGTTTCCTGAGTTGATTGAAATTGCAGATTTTGCTAAGAAAAATAATATTGAAAACGTGCTGCAAACAAACGGTTTGCTCATCAATGAAAACAATGCCTCGTTATATGCCGAAATATTCGACAAGATCCAGATTAGTTTGGATTCTACCAATGAAGAAGTAAACGACTGGTTGAGAGGAAAAAAAGGGCATTTCAAAACCGTAAAGCGTGCTATGGCATTGTTGCGTAAATATGATGTAAAGATTAAGTTAGCGGCTACTATTACAAAAAAGAATTTTCATGACATCTCAAACATAAAAAAATATTTCCCGGAAATTGAGTTTCAATTCACCCCCATGCTCCAGATTGGAAAAGGGAAAGAAAACTCTCATTTGTCGTTCTCGCCAGATGAATTTCTTGAACATTTAGTTAGTCTACCCGATGGTTCGAAAACTCTAACTGTTAAAAATATTCCTGAATTCGGAACAAAAAACCAGATGTGTGGCGCCGGAACATCTATTTTGAGTATTTCCTCAAATGGAGATGTCTTCCCCTGTCAAATGTTGCATCACCCAGATTTTTATTGTGGGAACATAAAAAATGATTCGTTAGAAAATATATACCATTCTTCGGAAACAATAGAAAGATTTAGGACACTTACAATTGATATGGTAGATAGTTGCAAGGATTGTGATGTACGCTATATTTGTGCAGGAGGCTGCATAGCTAATGGATTTTGGCTTAATAATGCCTTTCCGGTTAAAGATTATTTTTGTGAATTTAACAAAGAACTCTATTTTTATAACATGATTAGCAAATTTAAGGAGATCAATCTGACAGCAACTAATACTTTTGCATGA